A section of the Salmo trutta chromosome 4, fSalTru1.1, whole genome shotgun sequence genome encodes:
- the LOC115192979 gene encoding uncharacterized protein LOC115192979, translating into MEPGIHSTSQKFGHTSSSKFDILFLQYSVSLCPRRTASADLYLCPRRTASADLYLCVLGGQHQLICVPGGQHQLICISVSLRGQHQLICISVSLRGQHQLICIFVSLRGQHQLICIFVSLRGQHQLICIFVSLRGQHQLICIFVSLRGQHQLICIFVSLRGQHQLICIFVSLRGQHQLICIFVSLRGQHQLICISVSSEDSIS; encoded by the coding sequence ATGGAGCCCGGTAtacatagtaccagtcaaaagtttggacacacctcctcatccaagtttgacattttatttttacaatactctgtatctctgtgtcctCGGAGGACGGCGTCAGCTGATCTGTATCTCTGTCCTCGGAGGACAGCATCAGCTGATCTGTATCTCTGTGTCCTCGGAGGACAGCATCAGCTGATCTGTGTCCCTGGAGGACAGCATCAGCTGATCTGTATCTCTGTGTCCCTCAGAGGACAGCATCAGCTGATCTGTATCTCTGTGTCCCTCAGAGGACAGCATCAGCTAATCTGTATCTTTGTATCCCTCAGAGGACAGCATCAGCTGATCTGTATCTTTGTGTCCCTCAGAGGACAGCATCAGCTGATCTGTATCTTTGTGTCCCTCAGAGGACAGCATCAGCTGATCTGTATCTTTGTGTCCCTCAGAGGACAGCATCAGCTGATCTGTATCTTTGTGTCCCTCAGAGGACAGCATCAGCTGATCTGTATCTTTGTGTCCCTCAGAGGACAGCATCAGCTGATCTGTATCTTTGTGTCCCTCAGAGGACAGCATCAGCTGATCTGTATCTCTGTGTCCTCGGAGGACAGCATCAGCTGA